Proteins from one Hyperolius riggenbachi isolate aHypRig1 chromosome 4, aHypRig1.pri, whole genome shotgun sequence genomic window:
- the CD93 gene encoding complement component C1q receptor: MLICMFGLLFVASYLPLSSGQPDVEKNEAFCSSNTCYTAHLTKVKFADAAKGCVDKGGDLVTMKTEEEARLVYNLLWKLTNNTIIIPQLKLWIGLHLKKGSCVKNHKTLKGFSWSTTADEKEESKFSNWKSDPKQTCLLEKCVRMMLDVNSPDNFKWDDDSCSSLLGGYICKFKFQGMCPPVVLAGPGTVEYETPIGFKSPSLALFPHGSLVYVSCHQQQSQTHMLFCKDVKESGTTLYQWSTNNPDRSHGPLCVSEKLGCSHNNGGCEHECVETQQKGAISCKCRKGYVLASDLVSCILPDHCQNSNCAQTCINHQHGFKCTCPTGFVLDEDEVNCRDIDECLASPCNQTCKNTEGSFQCHCHVGYTKQGTQCVDIDECINSPCSQNCLNIRGSYLCSCKIGYALSSDKTNCVDVDECTNSPCAHGCHNTPGSYICTCPEGFLLSSDQISCIPEPRDPKMGPDSPGIKDAEPRQSETTMSSQRDMTNQPTPSSVATDTFTVKVIKEQMSLSTLVSHTESSSPSNESMDLVISDGQDGYSIVLLISILCACAVVLILLVIAGGVLCYRKKNAKNKDAEKRPSAADNYCWVPESEKKAINNDFR, from the coding sequence ATGCTCATCTGCATGTTCGGACTTCTGTTTGTGGCCTCTTATCTGCCGTTATCTAGTGGACAACCTGATGTGGAGAAAAATGAGGCTTTCTGTTCAAGTAACACTTGTTACACAGCCCACCTAACCAAGGTGAAATTTGCTGATGCAGCTAAGGGTTGTGTTGACAAGGGAGGGGACTTGGTGACAATGAAGACAGAAGAAGAAGCAAGACTTGTGTACAATTTGCTGTGGAAACTTACCAACAACACAATAATTATTCCTCAATTAAAACTCTGGATTGGACTACACTTAAAGAAGGGGTCTTGTGTAAAAAATCACAAAACTCTAAAAGGCTTCTCATGGTCCACAACAGCTGATGAGAAAGAAGAAAGTAAGTTTTCTAACTGGAAAAGTGATCCAAAGCAAACATGCctattggaaaaatgtgtgcGTATGATGTTAGACGTGAACTCTCCTGATAACTTCAAATGGGATGATGATTCATGTTCAAGCCTGTTGGGTGGCTATATATGTAAGTTTAAATTTCAAGGAATGTGTCCACCTGTTGTGCTGGCAGGCCCTGGAACTGTTGAATATGAAACCCCAattggttttaaaagtccttccTTAGCTCTGTTTCCACACGGTTCCCTTGTTTACGTGTCTTGTCACCAACAGCAAAGTCAGACACACATGCTATTTTGCAAGGACGTGAAAGAGAGTGGAACTACTCTGTACCAATGGAGTACTAATAATCCAGATAGATCACACGGTCCTTTGTGTGTCTCAGAGAAACTGGGCTGCAGCCACAATAATGGAGGGTGTGAACATGAATGCGTTGAAACTCAACAGAAAGGAGCCATCTCCTGTAAATGCAGAAAGGGTTATGTGCTGGCATCTGACTTAGTGTCCTGCATTTTACCTGATCACTGCCAGAACAGTAACTGCGCTCAGACCTGTATAAACCACCAACATGGCTTTAAATGTACATGCCCAACTGGCTTTGTGCTAGATGAAGATGAAGTAAATTGCCGAGACATTGATGAATGCTTAGCGAGTCCCTGCAACCAGACGTGTAAAAATACCGAAGGGAGCTTTCAGTGCCATTGTCATGTAGGCTACACCAAACAAGGCACACAATGCGTGGACATTGATGAATGCATTAATTCACCTTGCTCCCAGAATTGCCTCAACATCCGTGGGTCTTACCTTTGCTCCTGCAAAATTGGTTATGCCCTCAGCAGTGATAAGACAAACTGCGTAGATGTGGATGAGTGTACTAATTCTCCTTGTGCCCATGGCTGTCACAATACTCCTGGAAGTTACATATGTACCTGCCCAGAGGGATTCCTGCTGTCATCAGACCAGATCTCCTGTATCCCAGAACCGCGAGATCCAAAGATGGGTCCTGATAGCCCTGGGATTAAAGATGCCGAACCAAGGCAAAGCGAAACTACCATGAGCAGCCAAAGGGACATGACGAACCAACCCACCCCAAGCTCAGTGGCCACAGACACTTTTACAGTGAAGGTAATTAAAGAACAGATGAGCTTGTCTACGCTGGTATCCCACACAGAGAGCAGCTCACCTAGCAATGAGTCTATGGATCTGGTGATAAGCGACGGCCAGGACGGATACAGTATAGTGTTGCTGATCAGTATATTATGTGCCTGTGCTGTGGTTCTGATACTACTCGTCATTGCTGGTGGAGTCCTGTGCTATCGGAAgaagaatgcaaaaaataaagaTGCCGAAAAACGGCCCAGTGCAGCAGATAACTACTGTTGGGTTCCAGAATCTGAGAAGAAAGCTATAAACAATGACTTCAGGTGA